In Sulfitobacter albidus, the following proteins share a genomic window:
- a CDS encoding AI-2E family transporter produces MTDNIASIRRSLQLLCVIACFVTAYFAKDLILPVLLGFLLALTLSPVARGMARMGIPSGVSAVLLVGTAGAMIFVLVGLSANTISSWSNELQTMGAQIQSRLAGMADTVETVRETTEQVEKISKGGEDDPQRVVVEQPGLLSSAMNAGVTLGGTIAVMLVLALFLLASGNLFYVKLVQSFQTFTGKKRALAAVYDVERRVSRYLLTITLINAGLGLCVGSFLYLLGLPGAYIFGIAAFLLNFLPYIGGVIGSVIVGAYAIITFDTVGYALLAPLGYQALTTIEGQFITPWLVGRRLNMNTVAVFLTVVFWGWLWGIAGALIAVPFLVVFKVVCENVEALHLIGNFLDSSEQRMETAMNEPEP; encoded by the coding sequence GTGACCGATAACATCGCCTCGATCCGTCGATCCCTGCAATTGCTGTGCGTGATCGCCTGCTTTGTCACCGCCTATTTCGCCAAGGATCTGATCCTGCCGGTCCTTCTGGGCTTTCTGCTCGCCCTGACACTGAGCCCCGTGGCGCGCGGCATGGCCCGCATGGGCATCCCCAGCGGCGTGTCGGCGGTGCTGCTGGTCGGCACAGCGGGGGCGATGATATTCGTTCTTGTGGGGCTGTCGGCCAATACCATCAGCAGCTGGTCGAACGAGCTGCAGACCATGGGGGCGCAGATCCAGTCGCGCCTTGCCGGCATGGCCGACACTGTCGAGACCGTGCGCGAAACGACAGAGCAGGTCGAAAAGATCAGCAAGGGCGGTGAGGACGATCCACAGCGTGTCGTCGTCGAGCAACCCGGCCTGCTGAGCAGTGCCATGAACGCGGGCGTGACCCTCGGTGGCACGATTGCGGTGATGCTGGTGCTGGCGCTGTTCCTGCTGGCATCGGGCAATCTGTTCTACGTGAAACTGGTGCAATCCTTTCAGACCTTCACCGGCAAGAAACGCGCGTTGGCGGCGGTTTACGACGTGGAGCGGCGCGTGTCGCGCTATCTGCTGACGATTACGCTGATCAACGCGGGGCTGGGCCTGTGCGTGGGCAGCTTTCTGTATCTGCTTGGCCTGCCCGGCGCCTATATCTTTGGGATCGCGGCATTTTTGCTGAACTTCCTGCCCTACATCGGCGGCGTGATCGGATCGGTGATCGTCGGCGCCTACGCGATCATCACCTTCGATACGGTCGGTTATGCCCTGCTGGCGCCGCTAGGCTATCAGGCGCTGACCACGATAGAGGGGCAGTTCATCACCCCTTGGCTGGTGGGACGGCGCCTGAACATGAACACCGTGGCGGTTTTCTTGACAGTGGTGTTCTGGGGTTGGCTTTGGGGCATCGCGGGCGCGCTGATCGCGGTGCCGTTCCTCGTGGTGTTCAAGGTCGTGTGCGAGAATGTCGAGGCGCTGCACCTGATCGGCAACTTCCTCGACAGCTCGGAACAGCGGATGGAAACGGCGATGAACGAGCCCGAACCCTAA
- a CDS encoding SDR family NAD(P)-dependent oxidoreductase gives MTRTALVTGAVGGIGAAIARDLSAAGMDVTVSDMPGSDPGLDLRFAPADLADAQAVAAMIAALPAPPDVVVNAAGGVRGQVGRPLAEVSAEDWRAIFAANVDSAFHLAKACAPAMAARGWGRIVTISSGAGLRPSLTGIQAYTAAKHALVGLTKQLSFEFAPSGVTVNSVAPGFVLSNPATERQWAAMGTEGQAALVQRIHTRRLGTPQDIASAVAFLCSDAASWITGQILSVDGGVT, from the coding sequence ATGACCCGCACCGCCCTTGTCACCGGCGCCGTGGGGGGCATCGGCGCGGCCATCGCCCGCGATCTGAGCGCCGCGGGGATGGACGTGACCGTCAGCGACATGCCCGGCAGTGACCCCGGCCTCGATCTGCGCTTTGCCCCCGCCGATCTTGCCGATGCGCAGGCCGTGGCGGCGATGATCGCCGCCCTTCCCGCGCCACCCGACGTGGTGGTCAACGCCGCAGGCGGCGTGCGTGGTCAGGTGGGCCGACCGCTGGCCGAGGTTAGCGCCGAGGACTGGCGCGCGATCTTTGCAGCCAATGTCGATTCGGCCTTTCATCTGGCAAAAGCCTGCGCGCCCGCCATGGCCGCGCGCGGCTGGGGGCGGATCGTCACGATCTCCTCCGGTGCGGGGCTGCGGCCCAGCCTGACGGGGATTCAGGCCTATACGGCGGCAAAACACGCACTGGTCGGTCTGACCAAACAGCTGAGCTTTGAGTTCGCGCCCTCGGGCGTGACCGTCAATTCCGTCGCCCCCGGTTTCGTGCTCTCCAACCCCGCGACCGAACGGCAATGGGCCGCGATGGGCACGGAGGGGCAAGCGGCACTGGTGCAGCGCATCCACACAAGGCGCCTTGGCACGCCGCAGGACATCGCCAGCGCCGTCGCTTTCCTGTGCTCGGACGCGGCAAGCTGGATCACCGGGCAGATCCTGTCGGTGGACGGGGGCGTCACATGA
- a CDS encoding TRAP transporter small permease subunit produces MAGSAAVLEDSSLLSKLDRWLLPVERFAALLSGLAIFSLMFLAAYSVTGRKFFASPLAGYVDYIEAAMPVIAIMGVSYVQRDGSHIRMDMLVGALKGRILWLFELISVLLMLLLIVFLTWGAWEHFDRSFDCARPLCSRDSSIDIGIPIWPSKLVVPIAFAVLTLRLLLQTWGYGRAFILGLENPVAVPMTLTIAEQARIEAKALEGAD; encoded by the coding sequence ATGGCAGGATCTGCCGCGGTGCTGGAGGATTCCAGCCTACTGAGCAAACTCGACCGATGGCTTCTGCCCGTCGAGCGTTTCGCGGCCCTTCTTTCGGGCCTCGCGATCTTTTCGCTGATGTTTCTGGCGGCCTATTCCGTCACGGGGCGCAAGTTTTTCGCCTCGCCGCTCGCGGGCTATGTCGACTATATCGAAGCCGCGATGCCGGTGATCGCCATCATGGGTGTCTCTTACGTGCAGCGCGACGGCAGCCACATCCGCATGGACATGCTGGTGGGCGCGCTAAAGGGCCGTATCCTTTGGCTATTCGAGCTGATCTCGGTCCTGCTGATGCTCTTGCTGATCGTCTTTCTGACCTGGGGCGCGTGGGAGCATTTTGACCGCTCGTTCGACTGCGCGCGGCCGCTGTGCTCACGTGACAGCTCCATCGACATCGGTATCCCGATCTGGCCGTCCAAGCTGGTCGTGCCCATCGCTTTCGCGGTGCTGACGTTGCGTTTGCTTTTGCAAACATGGGGATACGGGCGGGCCTTCATCCTCGGTCTGGAAAATCCTGTGGCCGTCCCCATGACACTGACGATCGCTGAACAGGCCCGTATCGAGGCCAAGGCACTGGAAGGGGCCGACTGA
- a CDS encoding TRAP transporter large permease, with amino-acid sequence MEPIEIGIYVSAAMLVLVILGMRVAFAAGLAGFVGLVWLRWNGFDYDPDRFWKAVEISTKIAGLTPHSKVSAQVLSLIPVFIMIGYLAYYAKLTTALFEACKRWIAWVPGGLAVSTVFATAGFAAVSGASVATAAVFARIAIPEMLKIGYNKQFAAGVVAAGGTLASLIPPSAILVIYAIIVEQDVGKLLLAGFIPGMFSAIVYGSMIVGIAMIWKNVGPPVSGFTWKERFESLPPALPIVAVVVIIIFFVYNPFGDAWGTPTEGGAVGAFIIFLMALYRGMRWAQLKDALLDTAKLTVMIFSIIWGVLIYVRFLGFAELPDAFADWITSLDMAPIAILICILLAYAVLGMFMDAIGMLLLTLPVVYPAVMALNGGELVSAADSAFGMSGPMCAIWFGILVVKMAEFCLITPPIGLNCFVVAGVRDDLTVQDVFKGVTPFFLADAVTIALLVAFPGIVLWLPSLAG; translated from the coding sequence ATGGAACCCATCGAAATCGGCATCTACGTCTCAGCCGCCATGCTGGTGCTGGTGATCCTCGGCATGCGCGTGGCCTTTGCCGCGGGGCTTGCGGGCTTTGTCGGGCTGGTCTGGCTGCGCTGGAACGGGTTTGACTATGACCCCGACCGCTTTTGGAAAGCCGTTGAAATCAGCACGAAAATCGCGGGGCTCACCCCGCATTCCAAAGTCTCCGCGCAGGTGCTGAGCCTGATCCCGGTCTTCATCATGATCGGCTATCTGGCCTATTACGCCAAGCTGACGACCGCGCTGTTCGAGGCGTGCAAACGCTGGATCGCCTGGGTGCCCGGCGGCCTCGCCGTCTCGACCGTATTCGCCACGGCGGGCTTTGCCGCCGTGTCCGGCGCGAGCGTTGCCACGGCGGCGGTCTTTGCCCGCATTGCCATCCCAGAGATGCTCAAGATCGGGTACAACAAGCAATTCGCGGCCGGGGTCGTGGCCGCAGGCGGCACGCTCGCCTCGCTGATCCCGCCCTCCGCGATCCTCGTGATCTACGCCATCATCGTGGAGCAGGACGTGGGCAAGCTGCTGCTCGCGGGCTTCATCCCCGGGATGTTCTCGGCCATCGTCTATGGCTCGATGATCGTGGGCATCGCGATGATCTGGAAGAACGTGGGCCCCCCGGTCAGCGGATTCACCTGGAAAGAAAGGTTCGAAAGCCTGCCGCCCGCGCTGCCCATCGTGGCGGTGGTCGTAATCATCATCTTCTTTGTCTACAACCCCTTCGGCGATGCCTGGGGCACGCCGACCGAAGGTGGCGCGGTGGGCGCCTTCATCATCTTCCTGATGGCGCTCTATCGCGGGATGCGCTGGGCACAGCTCAAGGACGCGCTGCTCGATACTGCAAAGCTGACGGTGATGATCTTTTCGATCATCTGGGGCGTGCTGATCTACGTGCGTTTTCTGGGCTTTGCGGAGCTGCCGGACGCCTTTGCCGACTGGATCACATCGCTCGACATGGCGCCGATCGCGATCCTGATCTGCATCCTGCTGGCCTATGCCGTGCTGGGCATGTTCATGGACGCGATCGGGATGCTTTTGCTGACGCTGCCGGTGGTCTACCCGGCGGTGATGGCGCTCAACGGAGGGGAGCTGGTCTCTGCCGCCGACAGTGCCTTTGGCATGTCGGGCCCGATGTGTGCGATCTGGTTCGGGATCCTGGTGGTCAAGATGGCGGAGTTCTGTCTGATTACCCCGCCCATCGGGCTCAACTGCTTTGTCGTGGCGGGGGTGCGGGACGATCTGACCGTGCAGGACGTGTTCAAGGGGGTCACACCGTTCTTCCTCGCCGATGCGGTGACGATCGCGCTGCTGGTGGCCTTCCCCGGAATCGTGCTGTGGCTGCCGTCGCTTGCGGGTTAG
- a CDS encoding C4-dicarboxylate TRAP transporter substrate-binding protein, whose amino-acid sequence MNKFIVGAVASTVSFAFAAEAMATEWNVSVWGKRRAFTEHVEKIAELVSEKTNGEFTMNVSYGGLSKNRENLDGISIGAFEMAQFCAGYHRDKNRVITVLELPFLGVENLEQEVAVSKAVYAHPAATDEMAQWNAKLLMTSPMPQYNLVGTGEPRDELAEFDGMRVRATGGLGQAFEAVGGVPTSVTATEAFQAMESGVVDTVAFAQHAHLSFGTINEADWWTANLNPGTVNCPVVVNIDAYESLSDAEREALDSSVDEALDHYLANYAELLERWDSVLEEKGVQKVEIAPEVIEEFRAKAATPIRDAWIADMEGQGLPGQELYDLVVKTLEEAKAGGS is encoded by the coding sequence ATGAACAAGTTTATCGTGGGTGCCGTTGCCAGCACCGTGTCCTTTGCTTTCGCCGCCGAGGCGATGGCCACCGAATGGAATGTCTCCGTCTGGGGCAAGCGCCGTGCGTTTACCGAGCACGTCGAAAAAATCGCCGAGCTGGTGTCTGAAAAGACGAACGGCGAATTCACCATGAACGTCAGCTACGGCGGCCTCAGCAAGAACCGCGAAAACCTCGATGGCATTTCCATCGGCGCGTTCGAGATGGCGCAGTTCTGCGCGGGCTACCACCGCGACAAGAACCGCGTGATCACCGTGCTTGAGCTGCCCTTCCTCGGCGTCGAGAACCTTGAACAGGAAGTGGCCGTGTCCAAGGCCGTCTATGCCCACCCCGCCGCGACCGATGAAATGGCGCAGTGGAACGCCAAGCTGCTGATGACCTCGCCGATGCCGCAGTACAACCTCGTCGGCACCGGCGAGCCGCGCGATGAGCTGGCCGAATTCGACGGTATGCGTGTCCGTGCGACCGGTGGTCTGGGTCAGGCGTTTGAAGCCGTCGGCGGTGTGCCCACCTCCGTAACCGCGACCGAGGCGTTTCAGGCAATGGAATCCGGCGTCGTCGACACGGTGGCCTTTGCCCAGCACGCGCATCTGTCCTTCGGCACCATCAACGAGGCCGATTGGTGGACCGCCAACCTCAACCCCGGCACGGTGAACTGCCCGGTGGTCGTCAACATCGACGCCTACGAGTCGCTCTCGGATGCGGAGCGTGAAGCGCTCGACAGCTCCGTGGACGAGGCGCTCGATCACTACCTCGCCAACTACGCCGAGCTTCTGGAGCGTTGGGACAGCGTTCTCGAAGAGAAGGGCGTGCAGAAGGTCGAAATCGCGCCCGAGGTGATCGAGGAATTCCGCGCCAAGGCGGCAACGCCGATCCGCGACGCCTGGATCGCCGACATGGAAGGGCAGGGACTGCCGGGTCAGGAACTCTACGATCTGGTCGTCAAGACCCTCGAAGAGGCGAAAGCCGGCGGCAGCTAA
- a CDS encoding ketopantoate reductase family protein — MNDPVLIWGAGAIGGVFGAYLARAGVPVLMVDIVADHARACATDGLRITGPVAEFTQVVPCVTPDQLTGTYSRIVLAVKAQATEDALEMLLPHLAEDGYVLSAQNGLNAHTIAARAGAERTMGAFVNYGADWLGPGEILLGNRAAVVIGEIDGQIRDRTRAMHALWQHYEPDAVLTEDIFAYLWGKMGYGVMLFATALTHDSMTENFADPARGPALMTLAREVMATAAAEGVTPKGFNGFDPAAFAPGAPSEAASASLAALAAHNAKTAKTHTGIYRDLAVRKRRTEVDPQVGRVVKIAHSHGIPTPLTARLVELIHDIEGGAGRNPRPRSTS, encoded by the coding sequence ATGAACGATCCGGTCCTGATCTGGGGCGCGGGCGCCATCGGCGGCGTCTTTGGCGCGTATCTCGCGCGCGCGGGCGTGCCCGTTCTGATGGTCGACATCGTGGCGGATCACGCGCGGGCCTGCGCCACCGACGGTTTGCGCATCACCGGCCCGGTCGCGGAATTCACCCAAGTCGTCCCCTGCGTGACCCCAGATCAGCTCACCGGCACCTACAGCCGCATCGTGCTGGCGGTCAAAGCGCAGGCGACCGAGGACGCGCTGGAGATGCTGCTGCCGCATCTGGCCGAGGATGGATATGTCCTCTCCGCGCAAAACGGCCTCAATGCGCATACCATCGCCGCCCGTGCCGGCGCGGAACGCACCATGGGGGCCTTCGTGAACTACGGTGCAGATTGGCTGGGGCCGGGCGAGATCCTGCTGGGCAACCGCGCCGCCGTGGTGATCGGCGAGATCGACGGCCAGATCCGCGACCGCACCCGCGCGATGCACGCGCTCTGGCAGCATTACGAGCCTGACGCGGTGCTGACCGAGGATATATTCGCCTATCTCTGGGGCAAGATGGGATACGGCGTGATGCTCTTTGCGACCGCCCTCACCCACGACAGCATGACCGAGAATTTTGCCGATCCCGCGCGCGGCCCCGCGCTGATGACGCTTGCCCGCGAAGTCATGGCGACCGCCGCCGCCGAAGGCGTGACGCCAAAGGGGTTTAACGGGTTTGACCCTGCGGCCTTTGCCCCCGGCGCGCCGTCTGAAGCGGCCTCCGCCTCGCTCGCCGCCCTTGCCGCGCATAACGCCAAGACGGCCAAGACCCATACCGGCATCTACCGCGATCTGGCGGTGCGCAAGCGCCGCACCGAGGTCGACCCGCAGGTGGGCCGCGTGGTCAAGATCGCGCACAGCCACGGCATCCCCACGCCGCTCACCGCCCGTCTGGTCGAGCTGATCCACGACATTGAGGGGGGCGCCGGCCGCAATCCACGGCCACGTTCCACGAGCTGA
- a CDS encoding M20/M25/M40 family metallo-hydrolase — protein sequence MSCRVTDHALATVDRYRERLAAFTALPSVGGDPAQARAMEDTRSFLEGLIAEAGFTNQRRLGPADSGHQALYAERLEHPGAPTLLVYGHYDVQPPEPYDLWHSPPFEMTERDGRLYARGISDDKGPLLIALHALAAFEAVDGTLPLNVKLLIEGEEETGSPSMPAILNENADLLSADAMLSADGGRWRADLLTLNVGSRGSGGFEITLRTAAKDLHSGRYGGAVPNALHEMARLLAGLHDDAGRITCPGFTDGLPEPDADERAEMANIPFDEGAFADALGTVPQGEDGYTTLERLWLRPTVELNGMWGGHTGAGGKTVTPAEAHAKITLRFPPGQDAARAQDAVIADLRARTPAGATLDVFDVRQATDAASVPQGHPLLIACGDALEAVHGHRPRHVRMGASLPLVNMIKDVLGIETVMFSFSTSDEDFHAPNEFLRAASIPEGIAAWVAVLRRAGALDVDAFTPYRG from the coding sequence ATGAGCTGCCGTGTCACCGACCATGCGCTGGCGACGGTGGATCGCTACCGCGAACGCCTTGCCGCCTTTACCGCCCTGCCCTCCGTCGGCGGTGACCCGGCGCAGGCGCGCGCGATGGAGGACACCCGCAGCTTTCTCGAAGGGCTGATCGCCGAGGCCGGATTTACCAATCAACGCCGCCTTGGCCCTGCGGACAGCGGGCATCAGGCACTCTATGCCGAACGGCTGGAACACCCCGGCGCGCCCACGCTGCTGGTCTACGGCCACTACGACGTGCAACCGCCCGAGCCCTATGATCTGTGGCACAGCCCGCCCTTCGAGATGACGGAACGCGACGGTCGGCTCTACGCGCGGGGCATCTCGGACGACAAGGGCCCACTGCTGATCGCGCTGCACGCGCTGGCGGCGTTTGAAGCCGTCGACGGCACCCTGCCCCTCAACGTCAAATTACTGATCGAGGGCGAGGAAGAGACCGGCAGCCCCTCCATGCCCGCGATCCTCAATGAAAACGCCGATCTGCTGTCGGCCGACGCGATGCTGTCGGCGGACGGCGGGCGCTGGCGGGCGGATCTGTTGACGCTCAACGTCGGCTCGCGCGGCAGTGGCGGGTTCGAGATCACGCTGCGCACGGCGGCCAAGGATCTGCACTCGGGCCGCTACGGCGGGGCGGTGCCCAACGCGCTGCACGAAATGGCGCGTCTGCTCGCCGGGCTGCACGATGACGCGGGCCGCATCACCTGCCCGGGATTCACCGACGGCCTGCCCGAACCGGACGCGGATGAACGGGCAGAGATGGCCAATATCCCCTTTGACGAGGGGGCCTTTGCCGACGCGCTCGGGACGGTGCCACAGGGGGAGGACGGCTACACCACGCTCGAACGTCTCTGGCTGCGGCCCACGGTCGAGCTCAACGGGATGTGGGGCGGCCACACCGGCGCGGGCGGCAAGACCGTCACCCCCGCCGAGGCGCACGCCAAGATCACGCTGCGCTTTCCCCCCGGTCAGGACGCCGCCCGCGCACAGGACGCGGTGATCGCCGATCTGCGGGCGCGCACGCCAGCGGGCGCCACCCTCGATGTCTTTGACGTGCGCCAGGCCACCGATGCGGCCAGCGTGCCGCAGGGTCACCCGCTGCTGATCGCCTGCGGCGACGCGCTGGAGGCTGTGCATGGCCACCGCCCGCGCCACGTGCGCATGGGCGCGTCCCTGCCGCTGGTGAACATGATCAAGGACGTGCTGGGGATTGAAACGGTGATGTTTTCCTTTTCCACGTCCGACGAGGATTTCCACGCGCCCAATGAATTTCTGCGCGCGGCCTCCATCCCCGAAGGCATCGCCGCCTGGGTTGCCGTGCTGCGCCGCGCGGGCGCGCTGGACGTGGATGCATTTACCCCGTATCGCGGCTGA